A window from Neodiprion fabricii isolate iyNeoFabr1 chromosome 2, iyNeoFabr1.1, whole genome shotgun sequence encodes these proteins:
- the LOC124176184 gene encoding uncharacterized protein LOC124176184 isoform X1, with protein sequence MPHKCCVPSCKLQSDDPEGFQASFHKLPKDQDIQRKWLESINNAENVKLDPKKFMYVCSLHFKLEAFYYSGLCKLKRIKKDHYPSIFDTVKKHARNFSRNLPNHQDCQTKQQNDVPGNSIDWSANLQISHNSSHRLTTSRPNPVSSINDEEQQEPINAGDSESGNECPQAMNCMNTSSNENVNKQTEPLPKCSKCTQYECDSFIIGKNDATLIANTVLKRSVANIDLGAINTSNNFLLQQLVLKAQLEIRQLHKKNRNLRLKNARYCRSKKKFKDFAHKYD encoded by the exons ATGCCACATAAATGTTGTGTTCCTAGTTGTAAATTGCAGAGTGATGACCCAGAAGGATTCCAAGCTAGTTTTCATAA ATTGCCTAAGGATCAGGATATTCAAAGAAAATGGTTAGAAAGTATAAATAATGCTGAGAATGTAAAATTAGACCCAAAGAAATTTATGTATGTTTGTAGTTTGCACTTCAAACTAGAAGCTTTCTATTACAGTGGTTTATGCAAACtgaagagaattaaaaaagatcATTATCCAAGTATATTTGACACAGTGAAGAAGCATGCAAG GAATTTTTCTAGAAATCTACCAAACCATCAAGACTGTCAAACGAAACAGCAAAATGATGTACCTGGCAACTCAATCGATTGGAGTGCTAACTTGCAAATCTCACATAATTCATCACATCGTTTAACCACATCTCGACCCAATCCAGTCAGTTCAATTAATGACGAAGAACAACAAGAACCAATAAATGCAGGAGATTCTGAAAGTGGCAATGAATGTCCACAAGCTATGAATTGTATGAa taccAGTTCCAatgaaaatgtgaataaaCAAACTGAGCCTCTACCAAAATGTTCGAAATGCACACAATATGAATGTGACTCATTCATTATTGGAAA AAATGATGCGACTCTCATCGCAAACACTGTACTAAAGAGGTCAGTAGCTAACATTGACCTTGGTGCAATAAATActtcgaataattttcttctacaACAACTGGTGTTGAAAGCTCAATTAGAGATAAGACAATTACACAAGAAGAATAGGAATCTGAGATTGAAAAACGCTCGTTATTgtaggagtaaaaaaaaatttaaagacttTGCTCATAAGTATGACTAA
- the LOC124176184 gene encoding uncharacterized protein LOC124176184 isoform X2 produces the protein MPHKCCVPSCKLQSDDPEGFQASFHKLPKDQDIQRKWLESINNAENVKLDPKKFMYVCSLHFKLEAFYYSGLCKLKRIKKDHYPSIFDTVKKHARNLPNHQDCQTKQQNDVPGNSIDWSANLQISHNSSHRLTTSRPNPVSSINDEEQQEPINAGDSESGNECPQAMNCMNTSSNENVNKQTEPLPKCSKCTQYECDSFIIGKNDATLIANTVLKRSVANIDLGAINTSNNFLLQQLVLKAQLEIRQLHKKNRNLRLKNARYCRSKKKFKDFAHKYD, from the exons ATGCCACATAAATGTTGTGTTCCTAGTTGTAAATTGCAGAGTGATGACCCAGAAGGATTCCAAGCTAGTTTTCATAA ATTGCCTAAGGATCAGGATATTCAAAGAAAATGGTTAGAAAGTATAAATAATGCTGAGAATGTAAAATTAGACCCAAAGAAATTTATGTATGTTTGTAGTTTGCACTTCAAACTAGAAGCTTTCTATTACAGTGGTTTATGCAAACtgaagagaattaaaaaagatcATTATCCAAGTATATTTGACACAGTGAAGAAGCATGCAAG AAATCTACCAAACCATCAAGACTGTCAAACGAAACAGCAAAATGATGTACCTGGCAACTCAATCGATTGGAGTGCTAACTTGCAAATCTCACATAATTCATCACATCGTTTAACCACATCTCGACCCAATCCAGTCAGTTCAATTAATGACGAAGAACAACAAGAACCAATAAATGCAGGAGATTCTGAAAGTGGCAATGAATGTCCACAAGCTATGAATTGTATGAa taccAGTTCCAatgaaaatgtgaataaaCAAACTGAGCCTCTACCAAAATGTTCGAAATGCACACAATATGAATGTGACTCATTCATTATTGGAAA AAATGATGCGACTCTCATCGCAAACACTGTACTAAAGAGGTCAGTAGCTAACATTGACCTTGGTGCAATAAATActtcgaataattttcttctacaACAACTGGTGTTGAAAGCTCAATTAGAGATAAGACAATTACACAAGAAGAATAGGAATCTGAGATTGAAAAACGCTCGTTATTgtaggagtaaaaaaaaatttaaagacttTGCTCATAAGTATGACTAA
- the LOC124176185 gene encoding probable low affinity copper uptake protein 2 isoform X1, protein MHSSNVEQFRQRDLKNKREKKYNGFPMHMCFWFGTDLGSFLFPSYIVSSTWALVMTCIGLTSLAILFEGMKVLQVKLRLGTVASMSDNQPHFNENSSLLSRFSSASFTHAASTNCGSWPRWFLEVFHWSAHTTLGYLLMLAVMSYNGYLSIALILGGGFGYWMFGPSLHQLNMHHFDDQHKNMQCDLECSDAITNTERRQSSVSVIGEQLASEASAQMHT, encoded by the exons ATGCACAGTTCGAATGTTGAACAATTTCGACAGCGGGATCTGAAGaacaagagagaaaagaaatacaaCG GCTTTCCGATGCATATGTGTTTTTGGTTCGGAACGGACTTAGGgtcgtttctttttccaagTTACATCGTAAGTTCAACTTGGGCTTTGGTCATGACTTGCATAGGATTGACAAGCCTGGCCATTCTCTTTGAGGGCATGAAAGTACTGCAAGTTAAACTGAGACTCGGCACCGTTGCTTCGATGTCAGACAATCAGCCTCATTTCAATGAAAACTCCTCCCTGTTGTCAAGATTTTCTTCCGCATCCTTCACCCATGCTGCCTCCACAAATTG TGGCAGCTGGCCGAGATGGTTTTTAGAAGTATTTCATTGGTCTGCACACACAACTCTGGGGTATCTGCTTATGCTGGCTGTGATGTCTTATAACGGTTATCTCAGTATCGCATTAATCCTTGGAGGAGGTTTCGGGTATTGGATGTTTGGACCGTCACTTCACCAACTCAATATGCATCACTTTGACGACCAGCACAAGAATATGCAATGTGATTTGGAGTGTTCAG ATGCAATAACAAATACCGAAAGACGTCAATCAAGTGTGTCTGTAATCGGAGAGCAGCTGGCATCAGAAGCTAGCGCACAAATGCACACGTGA
- the LOC124176182 gene encoding BRCA1-associated protein isoform X2 translates to MAARKMRGCREPKDVKVESYASIVEGPSPLLSSRGPGKSISSSRANSEEAHNSATPVSGPAEGDGAVARTSPDQINFISGNPFVEVTKGILHLFKEDELTEMHQAAERSHTICILSVPATMTCHDLLTFTAACHQDIQHFRIIRDGSPNQYMALLTFRSAVAASEFYETFNGAPYNSLEPEIVCHMVFVSRVEVGDGGLPLAGHTELPSCPVCLERMDESVDGILTILCNHAFHSSCLVKWGDTSCPVCRYAQTPEPLADSHCMECGACSDALWICLICGHVGCSRYHQGHAFEHYRDTHHCYAMQLGNNRVWDYVGDNFVHRLLQDKDGKMVEGSREGAKSEGAAVDEKVDSVQLEFTYLLTSQLESQRQFFEEKLGRLEQRTVSENSELREKLGQMSDENVKFKEQLSLAIKEKQSLEKRLHHSSTKLTQALSELSEEKQLSKALQTNLSSWQTKHKQLQLEFNQYKGAQELEMTDLREQLRDVMFFFEAQKQIENSADKEEIASGRIIIGQTSSAPTPAANTRTTRRQQKKH, encoded by the exons ATGGCTGCTAGAAAAATGCGAGGCTGCCGAGAGCCCAAGGATGTAAAGGTTGAGAGCTATGCGAGCATTGTCGAAGGTCCGAGTCCACTTCTCTCGTCTCGTGGGCCAGGAAAATCCATCTCATCATCCAGAGCAAATTCTGAAGAAGCTCACAATTCTGCCACTCCTGTTTCTGGGCCTGCCGAAGGTGATGGAGCAGTGGCACGAACATCCCCcgatcaaataaatttcatttctggAAATCCTTTTGTCGAAGTCACGAAGGGAATTCTACACCTGTTCAAAGAGGA cgAGTTGACTGAAATGCATCAGGCAGCAGAACGAAGTCACACCATTTGTATTTTGTCTGTACCAGCAACAATGACGTGCCATGATCTGCTTACATTTACTGCTGCCTGTCACCAGGACATTCAACACTTTAGGATTATCAGAGATGGTAGTCCCAATCAATACATGGCTTTGCTGACATTCCGATCAGCT gTGGCAGCAAGTGAGTTTTACGAGACATTTAACGGAGCTCCATATAATTCTTTAGAACCTGAAATTGTCTGTCACATGGTGTTCGTCTCCCGGGTTGAAGTAGGAGATGGCGGTTTGCCACTCGCAGGTCATACAGAGCTACCATCTTGTCCGGTCTGCCTGGAAAGAATGGATGAAAGCGTGGATGGAATTTTGACCATATTATGCAACCACGCTTTTCACTCCAGCTGCTTGGTCAAATGGGGTGATACCTCGTGTCCAGTCTGTCGCTACGCACAGACTCCGGAACCCTTAGCTGACAGTCACTGTATGGAATGTG GTGCGTGCAGTGATGCTCTTTGGATTTGCCTGATATGCGGCCACGTTGGCTGTTCTCGATATCACCAAGGACATGCTTTCGAACATTACCGAGATACGCACCATTGTTATGCAATGCAGTTGGGAAACAATCGCGTCTGGGACTACGTAGGAGATAATTTTGTCCACCGATTGCTGCAGGATAAAGATGGTAAAATGGTTGAAGGCAGTCGTGAAGGAGCCAAAAGTGAAGGAGCTGCCGTAGATGAGAAAGTTGACTCTGTTCAACTAGAATTCACGTATTTACTCACATCCCAGTTGGAAAGCCAGCGACAGTTCTTTGAGGAAAAACTCGGCCGACTGGAGCAACGCACAGTGAGCGAGAATTCAGAACTGCGCGAGAAGCTGGGTCAAATGTCTGACGAGAATGTCAAGTTCAAG GAACAACTGAGTCTCGCAATCAAAGAAAAGCAATCATTGGAAAAACGTCTGCACCATTCGAGTACGAAGTTAACTCAGGCACTTTCTGAGCTGTCGGAAGAAAAGCAACTGAGCAAAGCACTTCAAACAAATCTTTCCTCGTGGCAAACCAAGCATAAGCAGTTACAATTGGAGTTTAACCAATACAAAGGAGCTCAGGAATTAGAAATGACTGATTTACGAGAGCAGCTTAGAGATGTGATGTTCTTCTTTGAAGCTCAGAAACAGATTGAAAACTCCGCTGACAAAGAGGAAATTGCCAGTGGACGTATAATCATTGGTCAAACTTCGAGTGCTCCAACCCCAGCCGCTAACACTCGAACCACGCGAAGACAACAGAAGAAACATTAA
- the LOC124176185 gene encoding probable low affinity copper uptake protein 2 isoform X2 codes for MHMCFWFGTDLGSFLFPSYIVSSTWALVMTCIGLTSLAILFEGMKVLQVKLRLGTVASMSDNQPHFNENSSLLSRFSSASFTHAASTNCGSWPRWFLEVFHWSAHTTLGYLLMLAVMSYNGYLSIALILGGGFGYWMFGPSLHQLNMHHFDDQHKNMQCDLECSDAITNTERRQSSVSVIGEQLASEASAQMHT; via the exons ATGCATATGTGTTTTTGGTTCGGAACGGACTTAGGgtcgtttctttttccaagTTACATCGTAAGTTCAACTTGGGCTTTGGTCATGACTTGCATAGGATTGACAAGCCTGGCCATTCTCTTTGAGGGCATGAAAGTACTGCAAGTTAAACTGAGACTCGGCACCGTTGCTTCGATGTCAGACAATCAGCCTCATTTCAATGAAAACTCCTCCCTGTTGTCAAGATTTTCTTCCGCATCCTTCACCCATGCTGCCTCCACAAATTG TGGCAGCTGGCCGAGATGGTTTTTAGAAGTATTTCATTGGTCTGCACACACAACTCTGGGGTATCTGCTTATGCTGGCTGTGATGTCTTATAACGGTTATCTCAGTATCGCATTAATCCTTGGAGGAGGTTTCGGGTATTGGATGTTTGGACCGTCACTTCACCAACTCAATATGCATCACTTTGACGACCAGCACAAGAATATGCAATGTGATTTGGAGTGTTCAG ATGCAATAACAAATACCGAAAGACGTCAATCAAGTGTGTCTGTAATCGGAGAGCAGCTGGCATCAGAAGCTAGCGCACAAATGCACACGTGA
- the LOC124176182 gene encoding BRCA1-associated protein isoform X1, translating into MSSQILVSLCVIRIEIEDQDSQKSPGAMAARKMRGCREPKDVKVESYASIVEGPSPLLSSRGPGKSISSSRANSEEAHNSATPVSGPAEGDGAVARTSPDQINFISGNPFVEVTKGILHLFKEDELTEMHQAAERSHTICILSVPATMTCHDLLTFTAACHQDIQHFRIIRDGSPNQYMALLTFRSAVAASEFYETFNGAPYNSLEPEIVCHMVFVSRVEVGDGGLPLAGHTELPSCPVCLERMDESVDGILTILCNHAFHSSCLVKWGDTSCPVCRYAQTPEPLADSHCMECGACSDALWICLICGHVGCSRYHQGHAFEHYRDTHHCYAMQLGNNRVWDYVGDNFVHRLLQDKDGKMVEGSREGAKSEGAAVDEKVDSVQLEFTYLLTSQLESQRQFFEEKLGRLEQRTVSENSELREKLGQMSDENVKFKEQLSLAIKEKQSLEKRLHHSSTKLTQALSELSEEKQLSKALQTNLSSWQTKHKQLQLEFNQYKGAQELEMTDLREQLRDVMFFFEAQKQIENSADKEEIASGRIIIGQTSSAPTPAANTRTTRRQQKKH; encoded by the exons ATGTCTTCTCAAATATTGGTATCTCTCTGTGTGATTCGCATAGAAATTGAAGATCAAGATTCACAAAAAAGTCCTG GTGCAATGGCTGCTAGAAAAATGCGAGGCTGCCGAGAGCCCAAGGATGTAAAGGTTGAGAGCTATGCGAGCATTGTCGAAGGTCCGAGTCCACTTCTCTCGTCTCGTGGGCCAGGAAAATCCATCTCATCATCCAGAGCAAATTCTGAAGAAGCTCACAATTCTGCCACTCCTGTTTCTGGGCCTGCCGAAGGTGATGGAGCAGTGGCACGAACATCCCCcgatcaaataaatttcatttctggAAATCCTTTTGTCGAAGTCACGAAGGGAATTCTACACCTGTTCAAAGAGGA cgAGTTGACTGAAATGCATCAGGCAGCAGAACGAAGTCACACCATTTGTATTTTGTCTGTACCAGCAACAATGACGTGCCATGATCTGCTTACATTTACTGCTGCCTGTCACCAGGACATTCAACACTTTAGGATTATCAGAGATGGTAGTCCCAATCAATACATGGCTTTGCTGACATTCCGATCAGCT gTGGCAGCAAGTGAGTTTTACGAGACATTTAACGGAGCTCCATATAATTCTTTAGAACCTGAAATTGTCTGTCACATGGTGTTCGTCTCCCGGGTTGAAGTAGGAGATGGCGGTTTGCCACTCGCAGGTCATACAGAGCTACCATCTTGTCCGGTCTGCCTGGAAAGAATGGATGAAAGCGTGGATGGAATTTTGACCATATTATGCAACCACGCTTTTCACTCCAGCTGCTTGGTCAAATGGGGTGATACCTCGTGTCCAGTCTGTCGCTACGCACAGACTCCGGAACCCTTAGCTGACAGTCACTGTATGGAATGTG GTGCGTGCAGTGATGCTCTTTGGATTTGCCTGATATGCGGCCACGTTGGCTGTTCTCGATATCACCAAGGACATGCTTTCGAACATTACCGAGATACGCACCATTGTTATGCAATGCAGTTGGGAAACAATCGCGTCTGGGACTACGTAGGAGATAATTTTGTCCACCGATTGCTGCAGGATAAAGATGGTAAAATGGTTGAAGGCAGTCGTGAAGGAGCCAAAAGTGAAGGAGCTGCCGTAGATGAGAAAGTTGACTCTGTTCAACTAGAATTCACGTATTTACTCACATCCCAGTTGGAAAGCCAGCGACAGTTCTTTGAGGAAAAACTCGGCCGACTGGAGCAACGCACAGTGAGCGAGAATTCAGAACTGCGCGAGAAGCTGGGTCAAATGTCTGACGAGAATGTCAAGTTCAAG GAACAACTGAGTCTCGCAATCAAAGAAAAGCAATCATTGGAAAAACGTCTGCACCATTCGAGTACGAAGTTAACTCAGGCACTTTCTGAGCTGTCGGAAGAAAAGCAACTGAGCAAAGCACTTCAAACAAATCTTTCCTCGTGGCAAACCAAGCATAAGCAGTTACAATTGGAGTTTAACCAATACAAAGGAGCTCAGGAATTAGAAATGACTGATTTACGAGAGCAGCTTAGAGATGTGATGTTCTTCTTTGAAGCTCAGAAACAGATTGAAAACTCCGCTGACAAAGAGGAAATTGCCAGTGGACGTATAATCATTGGTCAAACTTCGAGTGCTCCAACCCCAGCCGCTAACACTCGAACCACGCGAAGACAACAGAAGAAACATTAA
- the LOC124176184 gene encoding uncharacterized protein LOC124176184 isoform X3 encodes MYVCSLHFKLEAFYYSGLCKLKRIKKDHYPSIFDTVKKHARNFSRNLPNHQDCQTKQQNDVPGNSIDWSANLQISHNSSHRLTTSRPNPVSSINDEEQQEPINAGDSESGNECPQAMNCMNTSSNENVNKQTEPLPKCSKCTQYECDSFIIGKNDATLIANTVLKRSVANIDLGAINTSNNFLLQQLVLKAQLEIRQLHKKNRNLRLKNARYCRSKKKFKDFAHKYD; translated from the exons ATGTATGTTTGTAGTTTGCACTTCAAACTAGAAGCTTTCTATTACAGTGGTTTATGCAAACtgaagagaattaaaaaagatcATTATCCAAGTATATTTGACACAGTGAAGAAGCATGCAAG GAATTTTTCTAGAAATCTACCAAACCATCAAGACTGTCAAACGAAACAGCAAAATGATGTACCTGGCAACTCAATCGATTGGAGTGCTAACTTGCAAATCTCACATAATTCATCACATCGTTTAACCACATCTCGACCCAATCCAGTCAGTTCAATTAATGACGAAGAACAACAAGAACCAATAAATGCAGGAGATTCTGAAAGTGGCAATGAATGTCCACAAGCTATGAATTGTATGAa taccAGTTCCAatgaaaatgtgaataaaCAAACTGAGCCTCTACCAAAATGTTCGAAATGCACACAATATGAATGTGACTCATTCATTATTGGAAA AAATGATGCGACTCTCATCGCAAACACTGTACTAAAGAGGTCAGTAGCTAACATTGACCTTGGTGCAATAAATActtcgaataattttcttctacaACAACTGGTGTTGAAAGCTCAATTAGAGATAAGACAATTACACAAGAAGAATAGGAATCTGAGATTGAAAAACGCTCGTTATTgtaggagtaaaaaaaaatttaaagacttTGCTCATAAGTATGACTAA
- the LOC124175604 gene encoding uncharacterized protein LOC124175604 produces MALNIRRSTDEEIRDNGHDADLLCGRYTYPGRGQNGPGNRKEGNTGGEGGIYLDSKLSFSTHLEKSTNKTIGTMKKIGRIMPNIGEPRQTRRRLLARVGESIAFYGAQIWGKETIKDARAKKLRDVHRVCAKRVSSAYRTVSNTALAVVARIQPLELTAQQRSRQWECERRILKAGNDLPRTERKAIHKHEGKYAATWTLQQWKNRWASITTTSQWTKRLIGNLEPWLKRKHEEGSYQLPQALTGHGPFNHYEMLVINHKLH; encoded by the exons ATGGCACTTAACATTCGACGAAGTACTGACGAAGAAATACGAGACAACGGACATGACGCTGACCTGCTATGCGGACGATACACTTATCCTGGTAGAGGGCAAAACGGCCCAGGAAACCGCAAGGAAGGTAACACGGGCGGCGAAGGAG GAATATATCTCGATAGCAAGCTGAGTTTCTCGACACATCTGGAGAAGAGTACGAACAAGACCATAGGGACcatgaaaaaaatcggaaGAATAATGCCTAACATCGGCGAACCACGACAGACCAGGAGACGACTCTTGGCGCGGGTAGGGGAGTCAATCGCCTTTTACGGCGCACAGATATGGGGCAAAGAGACGATCAAGGATGCGAGGGCCAAAAAACTCCGTGACGTACACAGGGTCTGCGCGAAGAGAGTGTCCTCAGCCTACAGGACGGTGTCAAACACAGCCTTGGCGGTGGTTGCAAGAATACAGCCCCTGGAGCTAACCGCGCAACAGAGGAGCCGGCAATGGGAGTGCGAGAGGAGGATCCTGAAGGCGGGCAACGACCTACCAAGGACAGAGCGTAAAGCGATTCACAAACATGAGGGAAAGTACGCTGCGACATGGACCTTGCAACAATGGAAGAACAGATGGGCAAGCATCACTACCACCAGCCAGTGGACGAAGCGACTAATAGGAAACCTGGAACCATGGTTGAAGCGGAAGCATGAAGAAGGTAGCTATCAACTCCCGCAAGCCCTAACCGGACACGGGCCTTTTAACCATTATGAGATGCTCGTCATTAACCATAAAttgcattaa